GGTTTATCAAGGATGCACCAGCAATGGTAAACAATCTATGAAACAGCAATTGTATGCTCCTACTGAAGCAATAAGTGCTATCCCTTCGGCTCCGTCACGCTCCCTATCAGAAGATTTACCTGAATTGAAAAGCTTAACTAAAAAAGAAGCTAAGCAAAAAGCAAAAAATAAATTAACAGAAACTGAAAAAGCCATCAACCAATGTTTCAACTATGCAAGGCATATTCAACAAAAAAATTACCAGGAACAATTGGGCGAGATCATGTTGCATAAAACGTGTATAACATGGATAGGTCATCGTCTTTTACAAAGCAGCATTCAAACAAAAACAGGGCAAATAGGTCTATTAGAGGCAACCTTTACTGATGCCATGCAATACTTTCATGAAGCAACACCCTATATTTTACAAGCGAAACAACTAAAGTCTAACAAAGCATATAAAAAAATGCACCAAACACATGAAAAACTAAGAAAACAATTGGACTTTATTCGAGATGAGATAGTACAAATCAACGCTTTCATGAAACAGCAGCATGTATTTCGCAAATGAAATAACTAAAATCTAACAAAGCATATAAAAACACAGCAAACATAAGTCAACTAAAAGGATAATTAGGACTTTACCTACAAGAATATATCAGATTATTTAACTATATTTGAGGGAAAGTAATCTATTTAATAGCTCAATACCCTCTAGAGATAGGGGAAGGCTGTTTGTGTTACCAGCTAATTCGTTTTACACATTTTTAGCTTTAGCAAAAATATTAAAAGATACAGCAGTATGCTACTTCAGGATTTCGTAACAATTACTATATTCCGTTCATGTTAACCATACAACAACTTGTAAGAAGGGGAAGAAAGCGTACGGCTTCTGCCTCAAAGGCACCAGCGCTTTCATCCTGTCCACAGCGGCGTGGGGTATGCACTAAGGTGTATACCTTGAAACCAAGAAAGCCTAATTCTTCTATGAAAAAGGTGGCTAGAGTCCGTCTTACAACGGGCAAGGAAGTGAATGTTTATATTCCTGGGGAAGGACACAACCTTCAGGAACATTCTATTGTATTAGTTAAAGGAGGGGGCGTCAAAGACCTATCAGGTATTCGGTATCGAATCATTCGGGGAGTACTGGATACAGGAGGGGTTAATGGAAGACGCCAAGGAAGGTCGCTATATGGCGCTAAACAACCTAAAAAGAAATAAAAATAATAGATATAGGATAGGTTAATGGACTTTACAAGTTGCTAACGCAAATACAGCTCTCTGCCTGGTTCTCACATAGCACAAAAGCAGAGAGCATAGGGCCAAGTAATAGCAACAAAACGCATAGAGGAAACTAAGCCATGCAACAAAAGCAACAGAGGACAACCATATAATAGATATGAGAAGAAAACAAGCTACAAAAAGGATATTATCACCTGACTATAAATTTGGGGACCCGCTTATTACTAGATTTATAAATGGGTTAATGCAAC
Above is a window of Candidatus Cardinium hertigii DNA encoding:
- the rpsL gene encoding 30S ribosomal protein S12: MLTIQQLVRRGRKRTASASKAPALSSCPQRRGVCTKVYTLKPRKPNSSMKKVARVRLTTGKEVNVYIPGEGHNLQEHSIVLVKGGGVKDLSGIRYRIIRGVLDTGGVNGRRQGRSLYGAKQPKKK